A portion of the Lolium rigidum isolate FL_2022 chromosome 1, APGP_CSIRO_Lrig_0.1, whole genome shotgun sequence genome contains these proteins:
- the LOC124673944 gene encoding xyloglucan galactosyltransferase KATAMARI1 homolog: MEAGYPRYLLYGLLILGSWLVSFSLHFQFVHIYLLSSEPRSGPALVVLRPSVPMALDATLPPAPSAIGADEDGRPSSVASSSASCEGRYVYMLDVPSRFDVLSGCVEGAPAFQDEYSMCSLLVNAGMGPVLPPATGDGSDGDTGVIPNIGWYNTYQYALEVIVHNRMRRYECLTDDPAAATAVYVPYYPALELQEHICDLNYTVRSGPSSEFLRWLSSRPQWAAFGGRDHFMVAAKTSWMFRKDATGTCGNDFLEHPESGNMTVLTYESNIWEPRNREFAVPYPSYFHPKSAGEAAAWQDRARAAERPWLFAFTGARRANGTLVIRDRIMDCCASSSRCRLVDCSHGIQGSKTCQSPRTVVSAFATSRFCLQPRGDSFMRRSSVDAIMAGCIPVFFHEGSTFQKQYRWHHPDPDGSDRRYSVVIDADEILDGKVDIEEVLASYTEEEVAAMREEVIKMIPRFLYEDPRSRFQGDMRDAFDISLDAVMGRVRRIKNGEDL; this comes from the exons ATGGAAGCTGGCTACCCTAGGTACCTCCTCTACGGCCTCCTCATCCTGGGGTCATGGCTCGTCTCCTTCAGCCTCCACTTCCAGTTCGTTCACATCTACCTCTTGTCCTCTGAACCCCGCTCAGGACCGGCGCTCGTCGTCCTCCGGCCCTCGGTTCCCATGGCGCTCGACGCCACCCTCCCTCCAGCTCCCTCTGCCATCGGGGCCGATGAGGATGGCCGTCCTTCGTCTGTggcatcgtcgtcggcgtcgtgcgAGGGGAGGTACGTGTACATGCTAGATGTGCCTTCCCGGTTCGATGTTCTCAGCGGCTGCGTCGAGGGCGCGCCGGCGTTTCAAGACGAGTACAGCATGTGCTCCCTCTTGGTCAATGCTGGCATGGGCCCCGTGCTCCCTCCCGCCACCGGCGACGGCAGTGACGGTGACACCGGCGTCATCCCCAACATCGGATG GTACAACACGTACCAGTACGCCCTGGAGGTGATCGTCCACAACCGGATGCGGCGGTACGAGTGCCTCACCGACGACCCGGCGGCAGCCACGGCGGTGTACGTGCCCTACTACCCAGCGCTGGAGCTCCAAGAGCACATCTGCGACCTCAATTACACGGTGCGCAGCGGTCCCTCCTCCGAGTTCCTCCGGTGGTTGTCGTCGCGGCCGCAGTGGGCGGCCTTCGGGGGCCGCGACCACTTCATGGTCGCCGCCAAGACCAGCTGGATGTTCCGCAAGGACGCCACTGGGACGTGTGGCAACGACTTTCTCGAGCACCCCGAGTCCGGCAACATGACGGTGCTGACCTACGAGTCCAACATCTGGGAGCCGCGCAACAGGGAATTCGCCGTGCCGTACCCAAGCTACTTCCACCCCAAGTCGGCCGGCGAGGCGGCCGCGTGGCAGGACCGCGCCCGCGCTGCGGAACGGCCGTGGCTCTTTGCCTTCACCGGCGCGAGGCGCGCCAACGGGACGCTGGTCATCCGCGACCGCATCATGGATTGCTGCGCGTCATCGAGCCGGTGCCGGCTTGTTGACTGCAGCCACGGCATACAGGGCAGCAAGACCTGCCAGTCGCCGCGGACGGTTGTCTCCGCCTTCGCCACCTCCCGCTTCTGCCTGCAACCGAGAGGCGACTCCTTCATGCGCCGCTCCTCGGTGGATGCTATAATGGCCGGGTGCATCCCCGTCTTCTTCCACGAGGGATCCACCTTCCAGAAGCAGTACAGGTGGCACCACCCGGACCCGGACGGCAGCGACCGCCGGTACTCGgtggtcatcgacgccgacgaaatCCTGGACGGCAAGGTGGACATCGAGGAGGTGCTGGCTAGttacaccgaggaggaggtggccgCCATGAGGGAAGAGGTCATCAAGATGATCCCGAGGTTCCTGTACGAGGACCCCAGGTCGAGGTTCCAGGGGGACATGCGGGATGCGTTCGACATCTCCTTGGATGCGGTAATGGGGAGAGTGAGGAGGATCAAGAACGGCGAGGATTTATGA